The Ipomoea triloba cultivar NCNSP0323 chromosome 4, ASM357664v1 DNA segment aaaaccatttagtatattgtataaatgatttgttatttacttatggattaatacattatgtagtcctatttgattatttgtttgttattattgtgtttaaaaattacaaatgcattaatatatgttcaaatatctaaattatttttatatacttatttttttaaatttttttatttaaatgtaaaatttttaaaatttggctgACCCCGCCAAGGCCCACAAGCTTaaggcggggggggggggggggggggggggggNNNNNNNNNNNNNNNNNNNNNNNNNNNNNNNNNNNNNNNNNNNNNNNNNNNNNNNNNNNNNNNNNNNNNNNNNNNNNNNNNNNNNNNNNNNNNNNNNNNNNNNNNNNNNNNNNNNNNNNNNNNNNNNNNNNNNNNNNNNNNNNNNNNNNNNNNNNNNNNNNNNNNNNNNNNNNNNNNNNNNNNNNNNNNNNNNNNNNNNNNNNNNNNNNNNNNNNNNNNNNNNNNNNNNNNNNNNNNNNNNNNNNNNNNNNNNNNNNNNNNNNNNNNNNNNNNNNNNNNNNNNNNNNNNNNNNNNNNNNNNNNNNNNNNNNNNNNNNNNNNNNNNNNNNNNNNNNNNNNNNNNNNNNNNNNNNNNNNNNNNNNNNNNNNNNNNNNNNNNNNNNNNNNNNNNNNNNNNNNNNNNNNNNNNNNNNNNNNNNNNNNNNNNNNNNNNNNNNNNNNNNNNNNNNNNNNNNNNNNNNNNNNNNNNNNNNNNNNNNNNNNNNNNNNNNNNNNNNNNNNNNNNNNNNNNNNNNNNNNNNNNNNNNNNNNNNNNNNNNNNNNNNNNNNNNNNNNNNNNNNNNNNNNNNNgggggggggggggggggggaaggggGGGGGCTGACCTCCCATAGGCTcgtattttggcgggctttttaaCCCGCACCCGCCATATGGCGTGCTTTAGCGGGCCTCACCCCGCCGGCCCATTTCGACAGCTCTACGTAATTATAAATCTTAAATTATCCATATTTAGCCATAAGGGTAAATTAGTCCGTTCCAAAAATTCTTCATTGACAAACACATGGAGTGAGATTGacttttcttttcattcttaGCTTACTCGTTGCAAACAACATGACTAAGCTAGAAACTTACAACCCACTCATCACCTTCTACTCCAATTTCAATCGCACTACCTTCATTTGTGGATATCTAGCACCCCGGCTTCCACCACTGACCTTGTAAATGCACAACTTTTAATGTTGGAGATTGCACAATAGTACATTATATTGCACACCCCCAAGTGTCTCAAAACTAATCCACACCAGAAGCCTAAAATACACACCACCAACCATACAAATACACAACTACAGAGGTCACAATGCAcaataatatattacatatcACTTCCAACAAATGCACAAAGGTTAACCCGCAATTGCATTACGTAAAACAACTACATCACACACCCCGGGCCAAGTGTCACAAAACTAATCCACACCAGATTGCCAAAATGCACACTATCAACCATGCAAAATGCACAACTACGGAGGCCATAATATATAACACTACATTACACGCCACCTGTGAAAATGCACATAGATCAATCACAAAAATAgataatattatacttaaacGATAgacaattaaaacaaatagtGACAAACCTGAGACCATGGGTGGAGGAAAAAAacgcaaaagaaaaaaacatagaAAGCAAGATGGAAAAAGAACCAAGAAAGGAAACATAAAAACCCtaacaattaaatttctaaaaaGATTGCAACAAATGCCAAAAATTAAACTCCCAGACATTCAAAACATGAAAAATTACCAAATCActccaaaaataatttaataagaaaacGTAACTACAAAACGAGAGATTAATTCCAACCACCAGATAGTTCAAGATTGACCGTCCAAATTTGTCCACAACTTTTACATGGGGACTAGTTTTCATatgaacatacatacatacatacatacatatatatatatatatatatatatatatatatatatatatatatatatattgtgtgtgtgtatatacatatacatacatatatacatatgactAAATGCggatattttgataaaaaatgactaaaagtgaaatgtcacctataaatctaaaactaaaaatggaattaactcttaaattttGGCAGGAGTTGACTTATAAATTTTAGcaaacaattttatatttaaatatacatatacatgaaGAATTATCATGGCATCCCaattaccattctaaatggatGGTCATAAGTTTGAACCTCGATAGTAAGGCTTAGATTCTTTTGAttgaaaatgtttaaaaaagtatagaaaaaatacaatgtaaaaaatttataagctttttaaaatataaaaagaaataataataataataataataataataataataataaaaagagagTTGGAAGATGAATAAACCAAACTAATGTGTGTTTGGTAGGGTACCCTACCAAGGCTAACTATTAACTACCAATTGTCATCCCTTAAAAATAGTATTAATActgcaaatttaaaaaacaaaaaaaaacaaaaacaaaaaacaaaacaaaacaaaacaaaaaaagtgaTGCAACAAATATCAAAGAAGAGCAGCACACTTATGGGGTGGTAATACACAACAGCAGCAACAACTTGAAtgaatttgattatatatatatatgaggcaTGTGGAATCAAAATGTAAAACATTTTATTACGGATGATGAACACTAACAAATGTTAGTGAACAATGTCAACATAGCAACAGAAGCATTTAACAAAGCAAAACAAACAGCACACCTGGACATCATCCTTATTGAAttcaataaaaagaaattaaaggcaCACTTGAAGCAGCCTATGTATGTAAAACCTTCAAAGGCTTCTACACAgaatcatcatcaccaccacaATAATGTTGTGGTAAGTCTAGTGGGGTTCTCAATGTGACACGATCTTGCGACTGAGAGACCTATTGAACCAAGATTTCCAGCTGCCAGACCCCTTGCGAACATATGCTGCTGCCTCTCTTCCTCCATCAACTCTTCTCTCAGACTGCGGCTTCTTGCACAGCACAAAGTTACGAACCCCAAACGAACCAATATTGTCCCATGGACTCAGAGCTGCAAATTTCAACCattttttaacaatttaacCTATAATCCACACACCATATCTATTGCCTAATCACATCCCCATCCCACAATTAGTAAGAcaacacacatatacatacatacatacaaagtTATGAACCCCAAATGATCCAATCATCTCCCATGGACTCAGAGCTGCAAATTTCAACCCTTTTTAACCAATAATGCATACACCATATTTATTCCCTAATCACATCCCCATCCCACAGTTATTAAGACAACACACATAGACATACATACAAAGTTACGAACCCCAAATGATCCAATTATGTCACATGGACTCAGAGCTGTAAATTTCCAACCTTTATTTAACCAATAATGCACACACCATATATATTGCCTAATAATCACATCCCCATCCCACAATTAGTAAGACAACACACATACAATttctatacaaaaaaaaaacccctagAGATAGGATCAATATACAGAAATATGATTAAAACAAGCATGATATATCTGTAGGGAATCTGACAAACtcaaatatcaattaggcatcAATGTTCCAGCAATTCACATATGAATAGAAATACAAGTAAAGGTGATCGCATAAGAAAACCCAGAATCCATTTGATCAAAACAAATTGCAAAATTCATGACAATCTGGGAATTCTTTCCTATTAATCAGTAAAATGCATAGAATTGCCCAACAAGCGTTCAATAAAGCAGATCAGAGACATAACCTAACAGGAGATCGCAGGGAAATGAAATACCTTCGGTCCCAGCATTGGGGGAATAGAGAACAAAGTTGTTTACATCCGACCCGAGAACCGGGAGGCGACCCTCCCGAGCGTAAGATTTCAAGGCGGTATCGATCACAGAAGCCACATGTTCTCCCTCACTAACAACGAACCGGATAGGGCCGGCGCTTCCGAGCACAGTAATGTTTAACAAAAGGCGGTTGCCGCCCTTCCCTACCTGACTCTTCTTCGGCTTGTAAAGCAACATTTTTactcaatcaatcaataaatcAAATCCTTATCGAATGAATATATGAGTAACTCAATTCCAATTCTTTcgagaaacaaaaacaaagagtaTTACGAATCGAAGAAACAACAATCCGGTTCGAAAGGAAAATAAGAAAACCAAAAcgaaaaaaaacacaaaatcacAAGCGAGCAACAACAGTAAATCTAAGGGTCGACGCCTAGGCAGCGGTAGTACCAGCCTTCCTTGCAGGAGCCAAAAGAGAACGAAGAAGAAACGGAGACCCcccttcttggagaagaagtcGAGGGGGAGATCATTAACAAATTACTCAGAATTTCCACCATTCACAAACAATCCCGAACCAAGAGATGAATGAAAATCAACAAAGAATTGAAAAAGAACCGCTTCAAATTGAAAGAACTAATAATAAGATCTCAGATCTTCGAGGAGGCTGGTGCTTTATATAATAATGATGAAGGAAGAAGAAATCTTGGAATGCTGGGAGCCTGAGAGGGAATGGCTAGGGTTCGCTATAAGGGCCTATTTGATGAGACAAAAGGAGACGACTTTGTGCCAACCCGACCCGGAGTTCGCGCTTCCTGATTGGCTTCTTCTTTGGCCTAGTATTTCGCCTAAACATTATTACTTCCTAATTATTAGTTCACATTAAAGGCCATCCATTGATTAGATTCTATTGTGTCAATTTTTTGTTCAAATTGTGTGATTAAAATCTGTTATGGTGTCTGCCTCATTTTACTCGTTAGATGTATAATACTTGAGGTAATTCCAtcttttgtcctagatttataggtgacaattcacttttagtccttttttattataacattctcatttggttctagtattattgcggcatgaccatttttagtccttcatcaacaaaatcttcaaaatatcgtcaaatacaaagacattttaatcctttttatacaaagtatgttgaaccgctgtattttttatgtttattttttaaaaaacatccataattgaagagcgaaatgcctttgtatttaacgatattttaactattttgttggtaaagaacaaaaaatggtcatgtcacaataatactaggaccaaaagtggatgttctaataaaaaaggacttaaagtggattgccacctataaatctaggacaaaaaatggaattaactctataatactttgtcaaattaattctattttctttaataatttttaaattcattgttttatatttaataaatatttaaatatatataaattatataaaaaaacatgtgttaaatattataaaaattgaattgtaaagAATTTTAATCATAACTGTAAGTACACAAAAGATACACACGTTACTTCTTATTTTATTGACTAATTATTTGTCATAACATATTTAGTCTTATTAGACGTACTATTTTTAGGTTCTGTCTTTCAGTCTTAGTCTACTTCATAAGATGTTGTGTCTGAGTTCGTACGTAACACAGGATGGGCGAGATCtcctaacaaaattttattaaatgagCACAATTTTCATACAAGCAACATTTTAAAATGAATGACGCTCTCCAAATTTTGAGAATATCTTGCAGCTAAATTTCATATCTAATGGTTACAAGAATTCCAATATAAAAGGTGGTGTAAAGGCTTCTGGAAATCAACAATTCAGCTGCACTAAATCTGATTATTATCCAAAACTATTTACTTTATTATCTCTTATCCACGGTTTATTCAAAAGCCTCTTCAAGGCTATCACGTGGATGAACTGAATCCTTGGTGAAACGGGGTCATGGTGATTGAAGATTGAAGTGTCTATTGGCTTGCACGTACCCACTCAAatagatgatgaagattgagTTGGTGTGAAGGACTACAGCCAAAGTGTGTATGGGTGGATCCTTTCAACCCCTGTAATTTTAGTGATCATCTATTGAAATTGGGCTTACGTTGAATAGCCTCAGCTCGAAGATGTAGGAAGATTTCTCCGAACTGCATTAACAACTTGTTGTGTCCCTAGTTCCCTTCTTTacttatgttttattatttttgcaaTTTGTCTCTGTCCAACACAAGACATAATCCATATAAGTAATTcgtttaaattaaaattgagtaGGAACTATTTAGGTAATTCTTGCATTCAATACTCACAGCTTTTTCACAAATCTAGTTATTTGTGTTATTAAGTCATTTTGGAATTGGAAGAGTAAAagatatttatgaaaattacaCCTTTCATTCATAAATATACCAGTAACATTTATTACTTTGTTACTTAAAGGGAGTGTTTGACAATTAGCTAATAGCGGATTATATTAACTGTTTTAACCAATTGATAATATTAacttattataaaaatgtatatttgataaattagttgtttactcttaaaaatagagtaaatttcatttttagtcctcgattattatggcattgccacatttaaccctattcttttaattttgtcatattacatccttGACTTTGAACAAGCTAagttccacttttagtcctcgactattgtagcattgccacatttagtcctattcttttaattttgtcatattacatccatgactttgagcaactttcacatttagtcctcgactattatgacattgccacatttaatcctattcttttaattttgtcatattacatccatgactttctgttaaaaattctattattttaccgttaaaattaacaaataacaaagaaaaaaaatcattacagATATCATAACTCATATTTCAAACACATTAGAAATACCGTAAATATCAAAGGATgtaatatcgtaactcatagaaatatgagttacgataggTATACgaatttttttcctttgttatatgtcaatttaaTGATATCATTGTATTtcaatatcgtaactcatatttctaaCGGTAAAATAATGGAATTTTTAACGGAAGATTAATGGTGGAAATCAAAtgaaatatgacaaaattaaaagaataggactaaatgtggcaaattcataatagtcgatgactaaaagtggaagtttTTCAAAGTTATgaatgtaatatgacaaaattaaagaatatgactaaatatggcaatgccacaatagtcaagaactaaaagtggaagttATTCAAAGTCaaggatgtaatatgacaaaattaaaagaataagactaaatgcgacaatgccacaatagtcgatgactaaaagtgaaatttgttcataattaaatataaaataaaatattaaaacattaataataataattaataataaaaataagacaaagtaattataataataacaacaacaataataatagacaacgaaaacaaaaatataaaataaagaagaaaacaaaggaTAACTTGTGTGGCTCCTCTTTGTAGTTTGTAATGTGGGATCAAACTATCTCAcataaagaaaaatgaagtacGGGCATTGAGTTCCTCTATTAAAGGAGCTTAAGGCCTCTCATCATTTGAGAATTGcccatagaaaaaaaaattgtaatttatgtccctttATAATATGTTAAGTACCAATGTTATTCTTGaatattagtggtgtaaatattgcttctc contains these protein-coding regions:
- the LOC116017849 gene encoding uncharacterized protein At4g22758-like, with the translated sequence MLLYKPKKSQVGKGGNRLLLNITVLGSAGPIRFVVSEGEHVASVIDTALKSYAREGRLPVLGSDVNNFVLYSPNAGTEALSPWDNIGSFGVRNFVLCKKPQSERRVDGGREAAAYVRKGSGSWKSWFNRSLSRKIVSH